The Sardina pilchardus chromosome 5, fSarPil1.1, whole genome shotgun sequence DNA window CCAGGCAGTGGTCTACGGCAGTACTACagggacattacattacattacattacgctgacgctttttaaccaaagcggcttacaacatgataaaacatttaagcttttaagagcatttctaacaacaaattaaaaaaacacaataggtgcatcaatgagtgtattAAGTGCATCAATGcatgcaattgtctgtagtggTGTCGCACTCACCTCTCCATAAGATGTGATCTGTTTGGCCAGCTCAATTTCAGTGGCACCACCACCAGGCACCAAACGCTGGTCCTAAAAATAAGGACATTCATAACTTTTAACTAATCTATACTTTAATCTATTACCgtcatttcctgactattagccgtggcttatacattgattttgctatttttttttcagctatgaggttaatacatgggggcaatcaatatggtgttaatatggttttgtttcttttaacttgcataaaacactgtcctgcggcttatacacaatgcggcttatatacgggaaattactgtattgtgCTCAACAACTATTCAGAGAAAAGTACGGTGACAAATGATGTCAAATTAACGAGGTGCAGCTCACCCTGACAAGAGCCTTGAAGGTGTTCACTCCATCAGCAACTGCTCTCTCGATGTCATCCATCAGATTATCTGTGGAGCCCCGAATCACTACAGTGGCGATGGCAGCTTCTTCTTTCTCTGAACAGACATGACAAAGGGCATCCATCAGAATGAGCACATTTCAAGTTAAAAGCTGCAGACCACTTTTGTAGCTTTAGGTCTGAATCCTTAAGGCTCATTTATGCTCAACAATaaaatacagacatggatgaatGCCTCAGTTACTGAAGTACTGTGTGTTCATCAAGcttacatacacagacaaagcgTTTGGAATGGCTGGTTTGGTTTCCAACAGAGAGTATGAACAATGAACGTCTTACATGACTAAAATAGGACATTCCCATTGGCCCCTGAATAAAGAGCAGTGCGGGTCATTGAGGGCTTACCGTGTTTGAACACAACCACTTGCGTGTCACCCACTTCTGAGAGGTAGACACTGTCACAGCGGCCCATCTCCTCTGGTGTGGGTGGTGTCTGCACAGAGAGCAACAGGTGAGTCTCACACAACCCACTCGGTTCATCAAgagagcaacaacaaaaacgCAAACTTGTAGTAAACATACAATGACAGAACAGTGGAGCGTTCAGATATGATGCGACCACAGCATTACAGCACACTGTAACCCATCACTTCCAATGGCCTACGCTGTGTAAGGACAGATTATTTATGCTGCATATGAGCAACAAGCCCATATCAGCCCACAACTTTGACAGCGGCACACTGTGGTGAATCTTTTTTTTGCACTGAACAGAGTGGCTAGGTTAGCAGAAATCGCTTCGAATCTGAACTGCCCATTCCATTCTGACCTCCCCATGGTGACTGTAGAGGTTTTGAATGTTGAGATGAAAACACTTACAATTCTAGGCAGTGCAACTCCTCCAACAGTTTTGCATAACCTCCTCAGGTCCCATTTAGAGTTCAGCCTACAGAGAAAGATGACAAATGTTACCAGAGCTAAGCTGATGAGGCTCATCTAAAATGTGCTGTTCCGACTCCCAAAAGGCTCACAAAAGAACACAAATTCTGTATAACAGactgatttaaaaaataaaaaaaaataaaaaaaataaaacttaaCTGCACACTAAAATCAGTACAAAACAACTACTAGACAACATTGTAATTTCCCTAAGCAGTAAAGTATCAATCATTTTACCAGACAGCATACCAGTCACAGCATACTTAAAGCATCAGGCCTTCCTTCGCCACTGCCTGACTATCTTCACATTAAACATGCCTAAAACTGATGACAACGGGTTGATGTGCTCTTCACTCACCTAACCACCATAAGGTTGTACTTGTTGGCGTAGTGCAGAGCCATGTCGGCCACCTTGCCCCCAGTCACCACCACGTTCACACCGGCGTCAGCAATGGCCTTTACGTGAGCCTCCAtcatgtcctcctctcccttgcTGAAGTTCATCAGCTCGTCTGCGTTCTTGATCAGCACTGTGCCCTAATATCAAAGGaagcagacaagcacaggcaaatgtcacacacagcaaagtcaacaacagcaaaatGTGATTTGAGCAAATAGAGCCGTCCTGGCAAAGCGTTTTTAGGCACTAGCATGTATTCCATGCTGTTATGACAAACAACCAGAGGGTGATGGACAAACTAGgccatgctatgctatgctatgcctGTGATATGGGTAAAGAGTTTAATTGGTGACATTACAGATAGGCTACCATCGACCATGAAAAACATCAAATCTCTCAAAGGCTGCTGTGAGTTGAAGAATTTGTCAAATGCAGTCAGCTTAAACATGATTTTCAGGCTGGAGTTCGCCTAATTAACTTCAAACAGAAGCTGAGAATGACTTTCTGACATGTGAAAAGCAAGACATTAACTGCAACATAAACTGCCAGAACCTTCGAGAATTTTTTCAAATTGATTACCTTTTCTTGAGGACACTACATGTTAAGTCTTACTATGTTGTACATTATTTGTGCATTGCCAAATTTCTATGTACTACCATGAGCAGATCTTCCAAGACTTTTGACCCAAAGTTCCAAAACCCAAAAAGTATTTCAGAATTCTATACTTTTCAATGCTCTCCAGACCAAGATCACGAGCCATTATTTCACAAGAACCACCTTCATAACATGAGGACATCAGACAAAGCTGCAGTGCTACCTCTAGTGGACAAACTGTGCAAGGACAACTATGGTAATTCAGTTCAATGATAAATCTATTTGGCTTTCCTTTACCTAATAatacaaaatgaaaaagaatAGAGAGATAGACCGTTGTAAAGTGCAATACTTGACAGACCAAAAAGATCAACTTGGTTGACCATTTTGAACGGCTGACTTATTGGTCGGGCTCAGgttaaagttaagttaaaaCGGGCTCTGTTTTTTAAGACAGACTCCTCAAGTATCACATCACAAGCCTAATGTGGAACGCCATACAATACATCTAGCACAACAAACTAATCTACCTAGTTGTGCACACTGCTCTCTAGCATTCTGCAGCTTAGATAAATCATCTTCATTCTTGAGGAAATCCACATTCAGGTTAAAATGTTGACAAAAAGTAAAAAGTCTCCTTAATCAAGCCATAGAGCTTCTACAATCTGTCCTAATCAGACAATGTTTTGCACAAAAATGGAAAAGTACAAAAGTTCAGTCTTAGACATAAATAAAAGCACATCAGTAGTTTTCTTGCTACTGTACTTCACTTACCTTGGTCTCTGTCACCATGCAGTCAAATGGACATGAATACACGGCAATCTTGGCGTCTTTGACAGTTGTGACGTCTCCCTCCGTTTCCTTCTTGAAGACCATTCCGTGAAGCACAGAGGATGCGTGGAGTCCACTGCCCTGGATAGTCAGAACAACAAGCATGAACACAGTTCCACACAAAAGAAGCAGATGCCTCGGTGTGCAAAGCTAAATGGTCCACCCAACATCCAGCAAACACTTACCAGAATTTTGCACGTTCTGACGTTATCCACATTGAAACTGCCAGATTCGGTGTAGATGGATACTGCAAGTAAGATTAAATTTGGGTAAGTGGCTAGCAATTTCATAGCATGAGTCAGCAATCTTCAGAGAGCACtacattacagtattttatttatttatttatttattccaaaGAAAAACAACTGTTCAGTTCACCTCATCTAACATGAAATAATTAGAAGCAACCCTGATGACTGACCCTGTGGTCCACCAGAGGGGTAGCTTTTTTCAtgacttaaaggtagggtatggaattagctttgttggccatttttgcaaaatcacttgaaatcctattcctaacccacttatagccactaagttggaagcactgaaatggaaattaaacacgtcaatcatctgcggaacgggcagggctcgaaaaactccagccaatagaattcctcaccccataccatcatttcacagctcgttcgtcaatctaacgtcttactcctcttcctccccaccgcgcgcgaccctttcgaaagctggtgaccgcgagtcagtgctgaaacgaaaccaactgcctgctgctgcacgtccatgttcccctcttgttgtatgtgtcacttcatttctatacaaactaactaaggcagcggatacctacggaaactcaatcacccacgcaataaataagccatgtagcaaaaattacattttaccgtgacacgaagagtgcagtaaacatgaaatcgaaacttaacagcttggagctacggtggaataggcgaaccaacgggccagcactaaactcggatatttcaggagataatcgccctggtaagaacaaaccagattctgttcaaatatacacacctatggctactgaaccatatgtactacaaccctttggaggtgaataaagaatgtaattggggaagttgatgtgagtgatagtgctgtagacgccaggctagcatttcatttagcatggctcgctctcgcgctgcgcatttgaatagacctctgaagttcgcctacaaaaaggatccaaagccgccatctttgcccatataaggagatccgggagttaattgaagctaactgcctatggcaagttgcattgtaagttagctttggggtagcaaagatcaaagtgtgccgtcttcacctgccgaagatcacagtatccactagacggcagtggacaaaactgtgtagtgaaaaacgtctgcatttcaaatgtcatcatccccgcgagagtttaacaggtgcgattattgaaaatccccatgttattttcccatagaaaaaatctcaagataccggatctccttatttgggcaaagatggtggcttttttgtaggcgaacttcagaggtctattgtcgctcgtgcatggagggcgggacttgaggttgtatatgttcaaactctgccgtccgttttgctaattccgtacccaacctttaaatgACGCACTCTTTACTGTCCCCTAAACAATTGATGTGGCAGTCTTACCACAGGCCTGTGCGATGAGGTCAGCCAGGAAGTCTTCATTGCCATACTGCTTGCTCATGACAGCTGTGCGAATCAGGGATGTGGCTTCTTTAATGTCGCGCATGTTAGAGGCTGAGGAGGACACACAGTCGGGTAGAATCTCCACTGCCTTCTTGCATGCCAGCTCGTAGCCCTCGATGACCTACACACAAAGAAGAAATCCTTTGGATTTAGAGACTTTAGAGAACACCCAAAGTGCCTTACACTTCATTAAGGTGACAGGAAATACGCTTTTGGCACATGTACAACCGGTCACATAAAATAAACTAGTTACTCATCTACCAAAACCTAACTCTGGAAAATAAGAAGACTACAAAGTGACAGTAATCACAGTCATAGTGCTAGAACATTCCATGTCAAATTAGAAGGAATCCATCCAGGAAAATGGATGCCGCGCCATCTGAGATTTTGCTTAAAGCCAATTACCGAACTCTCCTTCTTTCGAGTCTCTCTGCACAGTAGCACAGATGTGTAATGATTTTTTTGAGACCTGCTTAATGGCTTAAAAGAGCGTTTCATTATGACGTAGTGAAGCTGCCTCTTAAAGCTATGCTTTATGCTATTCGCCAGCTGTAAATGTATATTATGGTGTTATTCCAAATTGCATGGATTGACATCGGTTTGGTCCCAAACATAATCATACTTGTTAAGATCCAAAAGTAGACCCTAGGTTGACGTTAGACTGGAGTTTTCCTTTAAAGCCTACACTTCAATTCAGGCTCACAGAGATCTTACAagtaaaatgtaataaatccaaTTCAAATATGACCGTTATCTTTCAATTTAAAACTtaagtgttaaaaaaaaacattttgaaatgtagTTTTGCCTTACGCTTTTAGTTTGATGCCATTTCGATAGGGCACTATATATTGATACAGGCTTACATCACGTATTGTGTGATAGCTATATTTTGAGCACAGCCCTGTTCCGTGATATTGAAACTATATTTTGAGCACAGCCCTGTTCGTGATATTAACAGGGTTTGAACAAAAACTGCGGCGGCGCCAGAACATCTACAGGACAGCTTTGCATCTTACCATTTAGGCCGGCGCCAACCGGACACGTACGCGGTGCAACGCGACAAGGAAAAAAATAGAGCACAATTGAATTGGAGCAAAACCCACTAGAAGCCTCTGCCACGCGGCAGCTGTGCAgggttagaaaactgttctaaaaatCCTGTGCATCAAACCCACATCGCTGAACGcagtgtccggtgggcgccgccCCTTTACTCTacaggggccggttgcaccaacatGCTTACGCCCGGTCTTAAGCTACGTCGGTCCTAACTCAGCGTtctaagtccaacctgatagatacGCCAGTTGCACCATCTAGGCTTAAGCATTCTTTtcgctaagaccgggcgtagATCTTACGCCTACTCAGTAGTAGGCGTAAGTTCTTAAGACCAACATTTGAgcacttctcacagtcgtttctacagCGCAAACTACATTGTTATTATTCCCATACTCGCTTGTTGGTCAGCTAGCATTCGTTTTAGGTTGACACTTCGCTACGCCAGCCTGGCAATCATTTAGAggggctttcggtatcattcacgaattaaaaacctttattaaaacagcttattgtacattcctaatagGGATAACCATAGGCTACACTTGGAAACATTTGAAGATGCATAGGTAGGCTATCTAGCCCGCCCTACAATTACGTTTAGTGCATAAAAATAAAccgtgtaagctaacgttacatttgttaGATAATTGCCTACCTGTTACGGCATTCCTAGCACAACGTGGCTGGTTGGCTGACGTTATTCCGTATTCCATGGGTCTAGCTCTTTACATAACATAAACTTTTTACTTGCATTTTACAGTGCAGATAACGCTTCTACCAGTTAGTGTTGTTCTGCCACAGCCTATTGGTAGCCTTATCTCTGAAAGGATAAAGCTATAATGCGTCTCCTTTGCTTATTCTTGACATAATGAGAAGGAACTACAGTAATTgttaagttatttatttagcGAGTTAAATAGGTGCCACGCATTaggcattaggctacatgtcattcACTTTAACAGCGGTTTCCTCCGAACGGGGGACGTGATTGACAGCAGATAGAGTTCTAATCTTTAAAACAGGCAAGTTGTCATTGTTCCGTAGGCATTCACATGGACACGCAtcgctaagaccgggcgtagTTAAGACCAGGCGCAAGTTCTGCTGGTGCAACCGACTTTAGTTGAATTCTAAGGACTGGTCTTAACAAAGACCAACTTAGCAGTTAGGACCAGACTTACTAAAGACCagttggtgcaaccggccccaggAGTTCAGCCCAGGAACCAAGGCAAAGCCAACtcaacagaacacagaacacttcCATCAttccatcaaccatctctgtagAATGGGAGGAATGGGACTCTCAGCCCATGGCCAGGCtcattctactctactctagtgTCTGGTAGGGCTGCAACTAAAGACTAGTTCCATAGTGTAGTTCCATAGTTTAGTTCCATCTGCCTTTTATTTTCACTGATATTCAATGAGTTGATTGGTCAATAAAATGCCAGAAAATGTTGAAAAGATGTCGATCATTGTTTTCCAAAGCCCAAAATGAGGTCTtcaaatgccttgttttatccACACTAAGATATTCAATTCACGGTCATAGAGGAGTAAGTAAAGCTGGATATTTTAAAGTTTAAGTTTTAAAGTTTAACCGATTCATTGATTTTCAAAATAGTTGGCGACTAATTCAACAGTTGACAACTTATCAATTAATTGAATGTATCATTTGCAGCACTAGCTTCTGGATGACCTGTACCTCAGACACTGAGAGGCCCATCCTGAGCAGCTCTTCAGCCAATTCCAGAAGAGCTCCAGCGAACACCATGACAAAGTTGGTCCCCTCCCCAATCTCATCTTCCTGCATGGTGCATGCCATCACCAGCATCTTGGCTGCGGGGTGCTGAACCTAAATTGGACATGTCAGTTGAAACTTGTGAATCAatgtcaatcagtcaatcagtgACAACTACAGCAGAGAAATGTCATGTTTTGTGCAATCATTGCATGTACTGTTCACTCCCTTCCCATCACATCACATGTATTCAACTGGTTACCTCAAGCTCTCTCAGAATGGTAGCAGCATCATTGGTAACAAGAAGTCTCTCCAGGTGGTTGATGACCATTTTGTTCATACCTAAAACAGCAGAAGATTTAGCAGCTGAGTAAAGTTGGCAATGCTCTGTCCACACTTTTTCAACCCGGTCACCTATCTGGACATCAAATTCTGTACCCATGTATCAAATTGTATTATGCATAATGAAATCTATTCAACTTTAATTGAAACGATTGCTTTTAACTAATGTAGTGTTATTATACTTCAAATTGATTTAGACAAAAGCTTCCACCGGGTATCATTAACTGGAGATTTAAGACATAAGATATAAGATATACATATATTTGGCAAACAATCCATTGTTGAGGTCAAGCAATAATGAGTCAATAGCTGACAGGGTTCTCAACGGACTCACCATTCGGTCCGTAGGCAGTCCTTGTCGTTTGTGCAAGTTCTTTGCATGCTGTAATATTACGGAATACTGCTTCCTCAAGTCCAGAATAGTGCTGAAATTGTACGAATACGATCACGTTAAGTTACACAAAGAATATACAATATGAGCTAGAGCCCAACAGAGCTATTCTATAaagtaacgttagcatattaggTGGTCGCACATCATACGGCCACAAATGATACGGCCAACGCCTTACACCCATACAATCAATGCACCAAGGTTCCCTTGTCAAACTAGGATTGCCAAGATGCAAGCCAAAGTCAATATAGCGCAATTTCCAAGCGAATATTACAAACCAGttacaataatgataatatcgCAAAAATGTACAAATCACTAACGTTGCATGCTATGGCACACTTATCATCTACAGGTAATTGTTAGCAATTActgagctaacgttagctaacattGTCTACTTAGTGCTACTTTGCTAGCAGCTAGGCAGATAATATAAGCCTGTAGTTTCAATGCAACCAAGTTCATTAATGGCCATTTAAGTATCAGAAGACAATACTTCACGAAATGGCACTAACGTCTTCAAATTGATCAGATTCTAAATTGCTTTAGTCAATCACATGTCGATGAAAAAGGCAACAAAGACAGCTCGCCAATGTACTTTACGGCCTAACGTTAGCCAactagccagctaacgttatATTCTAGAGGCTTCCACATGACAGTGAACCGGCTAACACTCCCTCCCAGGCGCTAGGTACCGGCGATTTTACCTCAAACGGGGAAATTTTCAGTATTCAAACACTTACCTTGGCACCATCTTTTAGCATCTGAGCAAAGCCCGGAGCCTTTGGTACGTGAAGGGCCATTTTTGCAGATTAATAGCCCCTAAGCCACAAAATGTTACTGATGCTGTATGAGCTTTACCGCAAGGCGCACATGCAGCTCAGGGAAGAGAGAACAGACCTCAAGCATCGATAAACAAAGTACCGATCTGGTTTTAGACAATCTAGCAGATTGTCGAAACATCGATTTGGTGAACCCATCTTACTTGTACAGAAAGCTTCCAATCCTTTGCTGTTTTCACGTATTAAACTAGGCTATATGCACAATGAGATATGCATGCTTTAATAACTATTCGGCTGTATTGATCAAGAAGAAGCCTGAAATTATGTTTGTATTATGCTAAGCTGCAACAGCGCAAAAATGAAACCGATTATGTCAATATAAAGTTGCCTATACAGTTTTATGCCACAATGTAAAGGGATAAATAAAGACTCAAATAAAGAATATAAAGAAAGTAAGCCAGCTTCCTCAAGCAATTAGCAGGGTCTCTTTCTGGGCGACTGCATCACTGCACAGTTATTCCAGTGTGTGTCACTCAAAGCTGATTGGAGCTATGGACATTTTTCATGCCTAAAGTCATGCCATCTGAGTCATTTAATTGGTACCCGACGAACAAGGGTATAGAAGCAGCATTCCAATATTGACAGCCCCTTATTGTCGTGTTGTAGCCTACCCAAGCAGACACACATTTGGGCTGTAGGCGATGGATTCCTCATCCACGGAGCTTGCATGGGCATTTTGAAAACTCAGAGAGTAATGGCTGCAACTGTCCGAGCTTTCTAAATATAAATCTATATTTATATTCATAAAAGCTGCACCACAACGCACGACAGAAAAACTTCACCCTCGGATTGTGGTTAGGGGACAATAGCCAAGCCATATGCGAAACTTTGGACCAGTCGTCTCTGCTACATCATAGACAGAAGACAAAGCCAAGGCAACAAAAAACTTTATTATGGACTTACACTGTGGCCAAAAACAATAGACCAGCAAGAAGTTCGTTTCCAGCTACGAAATTCTTCTGATCTAAGCGAGCCTATTGTCAGGTAAGACACGGCATCATCTTCGTGAATTGGTTCAGATGGAATTGTTAGTAGCCTACTTGACTTTTTCACTCTCCCTTCGAttgtgcatgttctgtagaaTGTAGCCGAAGGTGTGCATGATTTTAAGAATAATATGACAGCCAGAAAAGTCAACGAAATTATTTATCAGTCAAGTGTCTGTCTCCCTCATGTCAAATAGACTGGTGGTTGGTTAATacttaataggcctactaagaGTTTGAGGGACATAGCCTTGTCAGATTTTGTTATGAGATTGACTCTTTCTCTGCCAGGGAATAAATGATCACCTCAACAAGACGAGTCTCTCCAGATAAACCTGAAGTTAGAATCGCCTTCAGTCTCGACAACTCAGGTAACGGCCATTATTTTTAACATAAAGAGGAGTAGGCTATAAGCTTGACGTTTATTTGAAGAGCAAAAAAGTTGCTATGAAAAAAGTTgtaaaaaagttgtttttctctcATCGCACAAGTAACAGTGCGCGCTATTCCCAGCACCGAGACAGCAACAAACCAAATTCGCCACGAGCCCACTAGTGCATTAGCAATTTAACTTTTGTCATTCTTCTCGGCGGGATGACAGgtgctctctctatttctgtagACCTTTGGCATCTTAAAAACAACGTATCTACCTAGCCACACAGTCAGCAGCGCTGTCAGAGTGTTTTACAGCTATTCAGGCAAATAGCTGGAGGGCAGCTGCAGCTCTGTCTCAGCAGCATCAGGTTTCCCACACTGGTGCgtgattcacttgtttgcttttAGAACACTGGCCTATATTTAAAAGCGTTTAACGctaccccctccccttctcGCTCTCTTGCATTAGTGCCATGGTAGCCTATACTGCTGTCTCTGGGTTTGCTTCGTTCAGCTTTATACCCTGGCTGATCCTGTGGgttgttttcccccacagacaTGTTTAGATATGTAAAAGTATAAAGGTttactagtaggcctattatatacTATTTTGCTTCATGCTTGCCCTCCCATCACTAGGTAATAACACATAAGTTGGTGATCTGCAAGTACGACTTGTTGAGGGGGAAATAAAAGCATTTAGATGTGTTTGTTAACTTCCTGCAGTGCCCATGGGCCAAATGACATCAGTGGATTCTGGACATGTGTCGGCTATGAGAACACGGACATTGCTATCATGACAGCCACAAGCACAACCTGTCTGTCTTGTTGTCTCATGGGCATTCCCAGCTTTGTTTACACGTGCCCTCTGTCAAATTGTACTTGTTTGTTAATGCATGGTAATAttagaaatgtttgtttttctgtatcCCTCTATGAAGCTCAGTGATTTTTCTGAAAAGCATTTTAACTAGGCCTgccaaaaaaaaaggtcaaTACTGTCACTTGATCAATTTCAAGTAGATAGATTGTGGACCAAGGCTTTGAGTATGTTTCTTCATATTTTCCCAGAGGAAAAATATCAATAGGCTTACAGCATAAGCTTGTCCTTCCAGGCCTTAGTGCAAATGGACACAGAAAAGGAAGCATGCACACATAGGTTACATATAGTCGTGTCACTTTCTACTTATGCAAATGCAGGCATAATCCACCTCGTGAAAGGGATGAAAATGTCATCACCCtgactttgaaatgaaatgcatgaCCATAGCTCCAGTAACCTCCCCCCCTGCTTTTCTGTTCTCTCTAGAGTTAAATGACACAGGGGAAGTCCTCCCAACCATTCCTGACCTTGAACAGCGTCTTCAGGTAACCATGGCAATGTCAAAACAGCTTTACGGATGTACTCTGCTGTCAGTAACACAGCTAGTGAGTGTTAGTAAAGCTGAGAGTTGTTTTTAAAGGACTTAAAAAAACCAAACATTGCTTTTGCAATGGAAACAATTCAAATCACTTTAAGTGAACACAAGGATTTCATGCGACACACGTTTTGGAGATTCAAGGATGAGTCTTGTCCGTCGGGCTTGTGGCCGGCTTGGCTATTGATAGTGCTGGAGCCTGGAAATAGTCTTGCCCGCTTGCGCAACCTGCTGCAATAGCCTGTTCCCGCTCATAAGATTCATGGGGAAATTACTTGAAAGGGCCcacaggagaggaaagagaggtggggagCACCGTTTTAGCCTATATGTGTGGCTTGTGATTGATATGTCCCAGTCCCAATATCATAAACATAGTGATCTCACGCTACttttagagagaagctgaactcttTGTTGCTGTTGTATTTAGCCCTGGATTAATGGAAGGACACCCTTCAGAGTATTTATTCTTCAGTGTTATAACATCACACGGGGTTGCATTACTTTGATGTTCAAGATACTCAGACAGGGGTTCTTTGCTATTATTACTGTATTGGTATTTTCATTTTTAGCTGCTATTCTGAGAGTACAGTGATGTTTCTGGGTCATGTCATGATGGTGATGTTTTCTGAAGATACTGTAAAGAATATCACTCCCTGGGTGAAGGCATTTTTGGGAGATCAGATTGGGGACTTGAGTGGTAGGAAATATGATTCTGTTTCTTGTAGGGCATACTCTCACTGGGCATGGTTCACTTGTAGCGTACTGGAGTACTGTTCTCTCCCGTTCTTGTCGTACTCACACTGCAGACTATCAAACTGTACCCAGCCATGGTTGAGCTGCTGTGCTCTAGAGTCTTTGCATGGGCACGATCAAAAAGCCCAACCGTACTGTGCCCGAGTCCACCTTCTCAAGGCTTGACTGAGTGATTAAATAACTGTGCCCAATCCAAAGAGCTGACGGATGTTCAAAGTGTCCACCTGTTTGATAATATTTTATACAATTTTCTGACTGTACCACTGGGTGGCGGTAAAATGCTTATGATTCCAGACTGACCAGTATGTAGGTGCTGACCAAGTGCCAAATCTTCTGTCATGCagatatttttattttaagagGTTCCAGTCAGGGGGGACAAATGCTGATATGGCAGATGTCTGCCTTTAAGAACATTTATTAGAAAGGAGTTCATGTGGAGTTAACtattcacactcacaacaaCAATGCAGCGGTTTGTCTTCAAAACttgtttcagtgttttttttttagacagtTGTAGGAAAAACAGTtttatgaagaaaaa harbors:
- the cct8 gene encoding T-complex protein 1 subunit theta isoform X1, encoding MALHVPKAPGFAQMLKDGAKHYSGLEEAVFRNITACKELAQTTRTAYGPNGMNKMVINHLERLLVTNDAATILRELEVQHPAAKMLVMACTMQEDEIGEGTNFVMVFAGALLELAEELLRMGLSVSEVIEGYELACKKAVEILPDCVSSSASNMRDIKEATSLIRTAVMSKQYGNEDFLADLIAQACVSIYTESGSFNVDNVRTCKILGSGLHASSVLHGMVFKKETEGDVTTVKDAKIAVYSCPFDCMVTETKGTVLIKNADELMNFSKGEEDMMEAHVKAIADAGVNVVVTGGKVADMALHYANKYNLMVVRLNSKWDLRRLCKTVGGVALPRITPPTPEEMGRCDSVYLSEVGDTQVVVFKHEKEEAAIATVVIRGSTDNLMDDIERAVADGVNTFKALVRDQRLVPGGGATEIELAKQITSYGETCPGLEQYAIKKFAEAFEVVPRALAENAGVKANEVISKLYAAHHEGQRNMGIDIEGEGPALTDMVKAGIQDPFVVKHWGIKLATNAAITVLRVDQIIMAKPAGGPRAPKQRGHWDKDEWDEEPDQFETRH
- the cct8 gene encoding T-complex protein 1 subunit theta isoform X2; translation: MALHVPKAPGFAQMLKDGAKHYSGLEEAVFRNITACKELAQTTRTAYGPNGMNKMVINHLERLLVTNDAATILRELEVQHPAAKMLVMACTMQEDEIGEGTNFVMVFAGALLELAEELLRMGLSVSEVIEGYELACKKAVEILPDCVSSSASNMRDIKEATSLIRTAVMSKQYGNEDFLADLIAQACVSIYTESGSFNVDNVRTCKILGSGLHASSVLHGMVFKKETEGDVTTVKDAKIAVYSCPFDCMVTETKGTVLIKNADELMNFSKGEEDMMEAHVKAIADAGVNVVVTGGKVADMALHYANKYNLMVVRLNSKWDLRRLCKTVGGVALPRITPPTPEEMGRCDSVYLSEVGDTQVVVFKHEKEEAAIATVVIRGSTDNLMDDIERAVADGVNTFKALVRDQRLVPGGGATEIELAKQITSYGETCPGLEQYAIKKFAEAFEVVPRALAENAGVKANEVISKLYAAHHEGQRNMGIDIEGEGPALTDMVKAGIQDPFVVKHWGIKLATNAAITVLRVDQIIMAKPAGGPKAPQGKKDWDDED